The genomic interval GTCactcacagaaaaataaaatcgaTAGGTTaatcagttttttgttgttgttgttgttgttgttgttgttgttgttctatgGCTTCTCCCTTTTTATAAAACAGTCACGCGATTTGGTAATAAACTGTGTTATTTtgatatgaatattaaattaataaaaggttttaaaatgctAACCATTGTGTCAAATATAATTGAAAGACAGGGaatgtacataaaatatctaCAATTTTTTTACCTCTGCACACGAGCAATTAATTGCAGAAGTGTTTACAGAAAATGAGccgaatttatatttttacatatcgGCATTAATATTGCATGTGTAGGCCTTCGTTTTGCTCAGTTGCAACAACTGTTATGTTATTGTTCtgcaaatatttacttatttatttacctttaatATGTCCGCGAATAATGCTGTTCCTATCTGTAAACCCATACATGCAAACTaggtgcaattaaaaaaaaaaaaaaaaaaactgttaacagTATAATGCAAGGCAAACCTATCAACACGCATGTGGTATTACACGCGTGTCATGAAAACTATTTTCTGCATTACCAATCAACAACTGAACAGAACCCTACGTCTTTCCTTCAGGCAACTTCACTCGGATGATCGAAATTCTGCTTGCCGTCTGTGAAAGTCCAGTGTCTGATAGCTCAATCAGTAAGTCAATCAGTGAAGTCAATCAGAACCTCTTTTCCCACAGCCCAGCTGACTTTATGTCAGGTATGCACTGTAAAATGTTTTGTCAGAAAATGTAGCCTACTTCATGCGATAACCTCCAAATGAACCGGCTTTATTCAAGTCAAGtagattatttaaaattattgaaatCTAAATGCTGACATTGAGTTTGCGGGTCTGAGCAGGTAGAAATAGAACCTAGAGGTATATAGTGCACACAATGTGATTTACGTAAGAAGAGTTATAACATTCAACATTCAACTGGTTTGTCACAAAATAAATTGCCTATTAAATATCTATCGAATATACTAAAATCATTTAACTACAAATAGCCTGAAGTTAGCAGCTAGGAAATCCTTAATTTAAAGAAGAACGCCACTAAACAATGTTGATTATGCCTTAAATAAGGacacctctttttttctttccttcattAAGTTTAAGCTATTTGTAGGCTGACATTATaaacacatattttatattaacacaACCCATAGACTAATAATGAAATGCTACAGTGAAAAGATTCATTACAACAATAACAAAAGCCTACGCTGAGAAACTGGatagaaaaatatttgaaaaaactaCTATTATCTAAATATTAATCTATAAATATGATCTATATTTTTCACATTAGCACAGTTACATAGTCTAGTATTCACCATTTCTATTGATGGTAAGCTAGTTGGTGTTATAGAAGGCcacaataattattttgtatagaatTAGCTTAGAAATTTAGTGGGAACCAGAATTAGAATTTTGATGCCACAATGAACATACTTTGCATTTCCGTTTTTCTCCAGAAACGGCTCAAGTGaacaaaatagttttactttggtTTGCGGCCTAAGTGACAATAGTTCGCTCATCAGCTGAATATAAGCGATAACTGGAGACGCTGCGTAAAACGAGAGAAATTACTAAAATTTTATGTAGGTACCCAgtgattagaaaaataaaaataaaaaaaatataaaattaaaatcaacagtGCGCCCTCAACAAAGTTTGATGCGCGCAGAGTCACTCGCTGTTTGTGAATCATAGTGCAATTAAGAAACTAGCGCCTTACCAGATGAGGGTCTGTCCGAGTACCTGGTGCAGTACACCCACGCGGGCCACAGTAAAGGCTGCGATTCTTTCGCTTGCGAAGTTCCCCCGTTAGCGTTCACCACCATTATCGACGTCGTATTCTCCCCGTACCTTGCTGAGGTAGTCCCATTTCCCTCGACAAGCTTTGCAGAGGTCTGCTTTGAAGATGGCGAAGAAGACGAGGACGAAGAAGTGCTGTCACTACTGCAGTTTGAATCCTGGCAAAGGCTGCTATTATGCGACGGCCTTATCGCCATAGGGTTAACATTCTCCCTACCCGAGGTTTGCGCCCGGTCCCTACTCCCAAGATCTTTCTTGCAGCCGAAATCTGGCCTTAGAATATTGTCGATGAAAAAGTTCGTTGTTCTGTGGGCTTGCTGCGCAGCCTGGTGAGGTAAAATCGGAGGAGATGGTATATTGGGTGAGAGCGAGGCGCTGTCAGACTCAGTCGAATCACGACTATTTTGATCCTTTTGCTCCTCCATGACAGCTGGATCgtggtttgcacaacaaaattcCACTTGTTGCAAAGAGCAGTATCCGGATAGCAACAAACAAGAATGCAGTCTATAGTGTTAAAATAAAGGTAAACGAAATACCTTAAGAGGAGCGACAGTCATAGCATCGGAATGCTTTCCGCGATCAAAGCGTTTTGAGTGTCAGAACACACCCGTTATTCATGTCAGACAATACATCGCGCGATGCTCCGCAGTCCCTGACTCGCTGCCCCGTGTGACAGCTCGCGCTTAACAAACTCTTCCTAAAATCACTGTGCCCCTCTCATACTTTTTTCCTTAACCGGAAGCACGTGAGCGAGACACACGTGCAGTGGACCAATGGGGTACCAACATCCTTGGTGTCACAAGCAGAGAACGTCCAATAGACTTTTAAAATCTAATGCAAATAAAGAACGGATGGATCTCCAAGACCAAATAATCTGGCGAACATTAAAATCCACTCTAATCGGGACTGGATGTTTCTGGATCGGCATTGGCTTTTGACCGAAAAAAGGTCTGATGGTGCAGCAAGATAATTCACTATTTCAGTTGCATTTTTGTGTGTGCCAAAACTAGACACTAATAACATCgcgaattgcttttttttttttttttttttgagactgtTAGTAGTGAAGGTAGGCGATAGGCGACGGAGTGAGCCTTCATCATATGGAATTATCATTATGTGGGACAAGGTTATCAAGCAATGAAATTAAGGCAAATGAACTGAATCTACCACAATATATCCGGgatattttataataacatgTAAGGTATAGCTATAATTAACCtaataattgcaataaaaaaatagactAGACCGCATTATTGTTATTCtcagcatttgaaatatatttaccgGCAAGTAGCTACACTGTTAAAAGTGATAATTGTGAAAGTATGTATAGGCTAATTATTACCTTAAGGCTAACATATCTACCTGACCTATATCTTAATTAAACAAACTTTCTGGCCAGGTTAATTCAGCCAAGTTAAATAATGTTTACTTTTGAGTAAAAGCAAACAATCCGTTTACATGTAACTATACCCTTGTCCTTAAAAACTGATTCACACATGCTATGACCACatcagtacaaaataaaataaaataaaataaaataaataaataaataaaaatggtgcaGCAAACGTAGCTACAAATCACAGAATCAAAAACAGGACAAGGACGTATTAATAAGTAAATGTCTTAAAAATGTGAGCAAAGAACTCAAATTAATAGCCCTGGATGCGTTACGCCAGAAAACGAAGAAGGAACGCACACAAAACATTCagaataataattagcacagacaTGGAATTTTAGTAGCCTACATGCagcatttattcatataaaacagACTGGGTTGAAATCTTTATTCGAAAAGCTCGAGTGGGTACTTAATAAATTTCTAATTAGGACACTATCAATATGCTATTTGAGCCAAGTAGCCATTGTGAGGCACGCTCCTTTTCAGGCGGTAAATTAGCACTCCAGCTCTTATCTCGGCTGCATGCGACGTCTTGAGAGGAGCTGCAAAAGATAATTTATAGGTTTTAATTAGCGCCCATTCCGCCTGATCAGCTTGGCGTTCATCACTAGCGACTGAATAAAAGCCGGTCAAAAGCACTGTCACTAGCCGCTGGCAGGGCGCTTTATCAAGGTAAGCAGGGTCGTATTACACGAGGTGTAGAGGCGACGTAATTTCCCCAGTGCTGATAAAGCCCGTTGAATAATGCCGGAGTCATCCGAGACACCATTTTCTGAAATGACTTTATTGACGACTTTAACGTCGGTAATTCATTTTCCCCTTCACGTTTCGTACCTGGATTGGGCACAGTAATGGGATGATGAATGTGGCAACGGGCCGCACCTCGCATTATTGAATGTAATACACACGCCCTTCTCTAAATGTCTCGAAAATCATGCAAAAATCGAAGTTGTaactattttaatttcattatggACAGGTTGAAATATTGTCCGGTCTTGAATAGCTCTGTTGCAGTGATAGCTCGCTGGATATTTAATTCCTCTATGAAACAGGCCAGGCGCTCACAGCGAGGACCTAACAACACAATGGGATATTTGTGgataaacaatcatatttaatatataaaaaacaggGAACACACGCGAAACCAATGATTATCAAAACGCATCTGAAAGGATAAAAAATTCTGCTCAGCCATTTGCATTACTGCTCGTGCTAACGAATTTGAGCCCATTTCCCTCCAGGTGTGTTTTATGAAATGCTTTAGTTGTGCTTTTCAGAATTGTTATAGCCAATTAGTTAATAGCTTAATTgccttcattaaaataaaattaaaataactactGTAGCTAAGCCTCTACGTGCAAAATAAATCAAGGAGAAACGCTGCCGGTTGCATTATTTCAATTAACACGTACTGAAACAGCTAAGGTGGATGCTTTGCTGCTTAATTAAACATGTAGCCTATAGataaaatatatagcctatagcCTATACAGATAAAAGTCCGATGATGATTTCgttttttcactttttctttttttctttcttagtcACCAGACGGTTGTCGTTTAACTAGCAACTTTTACACCTGTCCATTTTCAAATCTGGGCTAACAACAGGCATACAGGACTATACAACAGATATAGCCTAGGCCTACTTATTGTCCAGTTCAGTTTTTGTCATCCAGTAAGAGGCTGGTGCAAATAGTTGTCCAAAGTTGTCTTATCAGAGGTtgataaaatagatttaaataattcTGAATCTTTCTTGACGTACGTTTGATAATGCTACGATTTTCTCCTTCGAAGGTCACAGTTTCTTGAACCAAGTTGTAAGCTGCTTCTCTGGTTGTTTTGTTAGATGTTACTATTTGCATAGCATGGGTAGCTTGATTTTACTGTATCTTACTCGTACACTCAGTTATTTCCATTGCTCAACTTGAGTTTTTAAAACAGGTCGTTTTTAGGCTACTTTCATCTCGCATTAAAATAAAAGGCGAAGTTTTACCTTAGGCAGTGGTTCACAATAACGATGTAACGAAATAAATTTAAGCgcgttaaataaaataaaaaatatataggctattattattttagcctACATCAGCAAACATGTCTGTCACTAATGTTAGCCAATATACGGGGTTTATATGACAAGTTTGGTATAGGTGAAAATAGCCTTATTATTTGAAACAGACCCATTTTAAATAGCTAAAGTTTGAGTTCATCATAAGCGATCTGTATTAAAAAGATCTGTCTTTATAAAGTTAGGCTAATTGATGTCCTTATAGCTTAAATTATAGTCCACCAtttggtatttttatttcatgttttgccATTTCACATGCTCATAAATATGTGTTAATATATAGGCCTGCTGTGAATATGTAAAACAGAGGTAACCCAATGAACGATGGGCTGCTGCACGTCAAAAGGTGTCGTTTTCATCGTCAAGTGGATTTCTGCAATTACGTGAACGCCTCCCAATGGATGTTCTGCGTACAACAGGGAGAGATCTGATGAAACGCACACAAAAaaacccaaacaaaacaaaaacaaggcaaCATCAtaaatgaatgatttctgaatactTATAGACctacatatataaattaattaaacacaacTACAAAAGAACAGCAACAAGTTGGTAGGCTTCCTTTTAGTAGGCCTAATTAAGAAGAAATGTAGGCCtatgtttttaatgaaatgtagGCTATAAGAGTCTGTTGCCCCCTCTAACAAATCCATCGGACTAAGGCTggacacaaataataaaatataacaaaacaaaacaaaagttccCATTTCCCGAATATTTATACTTATCTGAAAATAGTAACGTTTTCCTTCAACAAGATAATGCCATTTGGCGAACTCTGACTGCCATCTTGTGGTCAAAGGAATTAACGTCCACATGGAGAGGACACACTTTTTGACACAATCAATGTTTGCAGTTTTAGATTAACGCAATAGAAGTGGCGTGAGTTAAGTAATCGGATTACCATTTTCAAGTAGCCGAActaaagtaatgcattaattttTCATATGAAGCCTAATGTCAGTtactttgttttttcatttaatgaCTCAAAATAttatgcaaacctgcaataattaaatgggTTCAAATATCATCCCATAATTAACCAATGTATTTGCTGCTGATATTAAATGAATGTCTAATGTAATACCATGTAACTTAAGCAAAAATGGCATTAGGCTTATATAAACGCAAAATGTGTGTTTCATTGCTAAATTGCTTATTCTTCATGCAATCCAGAATGCAGCACAACAGAAATCTGTCTGAGGTTCGTCCTTTACTCATTTCACTTTTAATGTGGAAAGGCTTAGGCCTATACATTTTCtagaaatataacttttttaatattaaaatcaaacaagCAATCAGCCCAGATAAGGAAAAAGTAACGCAACACATGACTTTGTgtaaaaagtaactaaataaaGCAGTtcgtgtttcttttttttttcttttttttagggaGTAGCCTAACGCAatgttgtaatgcattacttttaaaagtaactctACCCAACACCAATTATAAGCGTTAAAAGAGACAGAATACACATTTACTTGTACAAGCATCATAAgcatttttgtaaacatttatttaaaacaccatAGCCTGTATAATTTATGCAGAcctcttttaaatataacaattttccTA from Carassius auratus strain Wakin chromosome 26, ASM336829v1, whole genome shotgun sequence carries:
- the en1b gene encoding homeobox protein engrailed-1b isoform X2 is translated as MEEQKDQNSRDSTESDSASLSPNIPSPPILPHQAAQQAHRTTNFFIDNILRPDFGCKKDLGSRDRAQTSGRENVNPMAIRPSHNSSLCQDSNCSSDSTSSSSSSSPSSKQTSAKLVEGNGTTSARYGENTTSIMVVNANGGTSQAKESQPLLWPAWVYCTRYSDRPSSGPRTRKLKKKKSEKEDKRPRTAFTAEQLQRLKAEFQANRYITEQRRQSLAQELNLNESQIKIWFQNKRAKIKKATGYKNGLALQLMAQGLYNHSTTTVQEDKDDSE
- the en1b gene encoding homeobox protein engrailed-1b isoform X1; its protein translation is MEEQKDQNSRDSTESDSASLSPNIPSPPILPHQAAQQAHRTTNFFIDNILRPDFGCKKDLGSRDRAQTSGRENVNPMAIRPSHNSSLCQDSNCSSDSTSSSSSSSPSSKQTSAKLVEGNGTTSARYGENTTSIMVVNANGGTSQAKESQPLLWPAWVYCTRYSDRPSSVSTLGPRTRKLKKKKSEKEDKRPRTAFTAEQLQRLKAEFQANRYITEQRRQSLAQELNLNESQIKIWFQNKRAKIKKATGYKNGLALQLMAQGLYNHSTTTVQEDKDDSE